In a single window of the Botrytis cinerea B05.10 chromosome 10, complete sequence genome:
- the Bcdal3 gene encoding Bcdal3, with protein sequence MPVTIKANIKEKIIQTKPLNQDDFATFGTVIQNPAPAVIPSSTIKTFPPNAVQANQGTALKYLDVTHMKDYYGSAPSQRVANAVMNMFVCAPRSLLPSHDSNIEGLFPVTILERHPFTTQTFIPLGISPSEQEDVCYLVVVAPTLTPSSVDETLPVPVLSPQTSTSGDNVENLPGRGLPDLNRIQAFLANGSQAVTYGAGTWHAPMVVVGKKPIDFVVVQFANGVGIEDCQEAELETTDKDICVAVPKLSRNATWKL encoded by the coding sequence ATGCCTGTGACTATCAAagcaaatatcaaagaaaagataatTCAGACAAAACCACTCAATCAAGATGATTTTGCAACTTTTGGGACCGTGATTCAAAATCCCGCACCAGCGGTGatcccatcatcaacaatcaaaaccTTCCCACCCAACGCGGTACAAGCCAACCAAGGCACCGCACTCAAATACCTAGATGTCACGCATATGAAAGATTACTACGGGAGCGCTCCTAGTCAACGGGTCGCGAATGCAGTCATGAACATGTTTGTATGCGCACCTCGCTCGCTTCTCCCGTCTCACGATAGCAATATCGAGGGGTTGTTCCCGGTCACCATATTGGAAAGACATCCTTTCACGACCCAAACATTCATACCTCTCGGGATATCACCCTCGGAGCAAGAAGATGTATGTTACTTGGTTGTCGTAGCACCGACTCTAACGCCGTCATCAGTCGATGAAACCTTACCCGTCCCCGTTCTCTCCCCTCAAACGAGCACGAGTGGTGATAATGTCGAGAACCTGCCCGGTCGCGGTTTACCGGACCTGAATAGAATTCAGGCTTTCTTAGCGAATGGCTCGCAGGCGGTCACCTATGGAGCGGGGACCTGGCATGCTCCGATGGTGGTCGTGGGAAAGAAGCCCATTGATTTCGTTGTGGTGCAATTTGCCAACGGGGTaggaattgaagattgtcAAGAGGCAGAGCTGGAAACAACGGATAAGGATATATGCGTGGCAGTACCCAAATTGTCAAGGAATGCGACATGGAAATTATGA